A section of the Lampris incognitus isolate fLamInc1 chromosome 8, fLamInc1.hap2, whole genome shotgun sequence genome encodes:
- the LOC130116796 gene encoding serine/arginine-rich splicing factor 1-like, which produces MSGGGVVRGPAGNNDCRVYVGNLPPDIRTKDVEDVFYKYGMIRDIDLKNRRGGPPFAFVEFEDPRDAEDAVYGRDGYDYDGYRLRVEFPRSGRGGGRGGAGGAVGAARGRYGPPSRRSENRVIVSGLPPSGSWQDLKDHMREAGDVCYADVFHDGTGVVEFVRKEDMTYAVRKLDNTKFRSHEGETAYIRVKVDGPCSPSYGRSRSRSRSRSQSNCGSNSYSPRHSRGSPRYSPRHSHSRS; this is translated from the exons ATGTCTGGCGGCGGAGTTGTCCGTGGACCGGCGGGGAACAACGACTGCAGAGTCTACGTGGGGAATCTCCCGCCCGACATCCGCACTAAAGACGTGGAAGACGTGTTTTACAAATACGGGATGATCCGGGACATAGACCTGAAGAACCGGAGGGGAGGGCCGCCGTTCGCCTTCGTCGAGTTCGAGGATCCGAG AGATGCTGAGGATGCCGTTTATGGACGTGATGGTTATGACTATGATGGCTACCGCCTGCGGGTGGAGTTTCCCCGAAGTGGACGTGGCGGTGGTAGAGGAGGTGCAGGAGGAGCAGTCGGGGCCGCGAGGGGGAGGTACGGTCCCCCGTCTCGACGCTCTGAGAACAGGGTTATTGTATCAG GTCTTCCCCCCAGTGGGAGCTGGCAGGACCTGAAGGATCACATGAGAGAGGCAGGTGATGTATGCTATGCTGATGTGTTCCATGATGGCACCGGGGTGGTGGAATTTGTACGCAAGGAAGACATGACCTACGCCGTCCGCAAGCTGGATAACACTAAGTTTCGCTCTCATGAG GGAGAGACTGCCTATATCCGTGTGAAGGTGGATGGTCCTTGCAGCCCCAGCTACGGTCGTTCTCGTTCTCGCTCTCGGAGCCGCAGCCAGAGCAACTGCGGGTCCAACAGCTACTCGCCACGTCACAGCAGAGGGTCTCCACGTTATTCCCCCCGGCACTCGCACTCCCGCTCCTGA
- the LOC130117105 gene encoding THAP domain-containing protein 6-like — MPEHCSAYSCSNRRTVENRARGITFHKFPKDNVLRKKWEVSLRREGFTARDSSVLCCEHFKQSDFDRTGQIVRLRHVVIPSIFSFPVHLQRPERERTTSTSRRAEESLSVASRDAPEPAASHPQPQPNDDHVYAFPASTALKTRLNEARVESLEREKKNAMAREKRAKTTVKSLFGDLREKNLINEELNERLEFYSDLQVDFMAKQFFQGF; from the exons atgccagaacactgttcagcatattcctgctccaatcgacggaccgtcgaaaacagggctcgggggattacttttcacaa GTTTCCCAAAGACAATGTTTTGAGGAAGAAGTGGGAAGTGTCTTTGAGGAGGGAAGGATTCACTGCACGTGATTCCTCCGTGCTCTGCTGTGAGCATTTTAAGCAGAGCGATTTTGATAGGACAGGTCAGATTGTCCGACTCAGACATGTAGTTATTCCATCCATCTTCAGCTTCCCGGTTCACCTCCAGAGA CCGGAAAGGGAAAGGACTACGTCTACCTCCAGAAGAGCTGAAGAGAGCCTGTCCGTGGCCTCTCGGGATGCCCCAGAACCTGCAGCCTCACACCCACAACCTCAGCCTAATGAT GATCATGTCTATGCCTTTCCTGCTTCTACTGCTCTGAAGACCAGACTTAATGAAGCAAGAGTGGAAAGTCTGGAGCGAGAGAAGAAGAATGCCATGGCCAGAGAAAAGAGGGCAAAGACCACAGTGAAAAGTCTTTTTGGGGATTTGAGAGAAAAGAACCTCATTAATGAAGAGCTCAACGAGAGGCTTGAATTCTACTCAG ATCTTCAAGTAGACTTCATGGCAAAACAGttctttcaagggttttag
- the LOC130117104 gene encoding cornifelin homolog B-like codes for MARPGGEARQLETEKCRKMSKPRRLKMNPRAVISEPVTLNGTDEWTTGVCDCCDDIAECCFAFWCCPCFACKTTKTYGQCLCLPLLDIFGCIPPVTMSMRSSMRQRYGIKGTMCKDCVLATLCTPCVWCQMSREMKKRTIPFVLGDIVLKR; via the exons ATGGCGAGGCCAGGTGGCGAGGCCAGACAGTTGGAGACTGAGAAGTGCAGGAAAATGTCAAAACCCAGGAGG CTCAAAATGAATCCCAGAGCTGTCATCAGTGAGCCTGTGACGCTGAATGGCACAGATGAATGGACAACTGGGGTGTGTGACTGCTGTGACGATATAGCTGAAT GCTGCTTTGCTTTCTGGTGTTGTCCCTGCTTTGCTTGTAAAACCACCAAGACGTACGGTCAGTGTCTCTGCCTTCCCCTGCTGGACATCTTCGGCTGCATCCCGCCCGTCACCATGTCCATGAGGAGCTCCATGCGCCAGCGCTACGGCATCAAG GGCACCATGTGTAAGGACTGCGTGTTGGCCACTCTGTGTACACCTTGCGTCTGGTGCCAAATgtccagagagatgaagaagaggacgATCCCCTTCGTCCTGGGGGACATCGTCCTCAAACGGTGA
- the nhp2 gene encoding H/ACA ribonucleoprotein complex subunit 2-like protein, translated as MAKSKKEKGAADVEEAAAGNERSYQELIANINPIARPLASKKLSKKLYKCVKKASKVKHIRRGVKEVQKFLNKGEKGIVVLAGDTLPIDVYCHLPVMCEDRNLPYAYIPSKVDLGSSAGSKRPTCVILIKPHEDYQEAYDECLEEVSALPKPL; from the exons ATGGCAAAATCGAAGAAGGAGAAAGGAGCGGCGGATGTAGAGGAGGCGGCCGCAGGGAACGAGAGGTCTTACCAGGAGCTCATCGCCAACATCAACCCCATCGCACGGCCGCTGGCCTCCAAAAAACTCAGCAAGAAACTCTACAAATGTGTCAAAAAGG CCTCCAAGGTCAAGCATATTCGACGTGGAGTGAAAGAGGTCCAGAAGTTCCTCAACAAAGGGGAGAAAGG GATTGTGGTGCTGGCTGGAGACACCCTGCCCATAGACGTCTACTGCCACCTTCCCGTCATGTGTGAAGACAGGAACCTGCCATATGCCTACATCCCATCCAAAGTG GACTTGGGTTCGTCAGCAGGCTCTAAGAGGCCGACCTGCGTGATCCTCATCAAGCCTCATGAAGACTACCAGGAGGCCTACGACGAGTGTTTAGAGGAGGTGTCTGCCCTGCCCAAGCCactctga